The DNA segment GGACCGTACCCAAGCAGTAGATCAACCCTTTTTATTGTATTCTGGCGACAAGCTGTGATAAATTTTGGAAAGCTCATTTTCCTTCCCTGCCGATTTCTCTGAGAGACTCAGGAGAAAACCTATGCCGACCATTAAAAACAGTCTCTACTTGACATTCTTCTCAAGCGTAATCGGTGCAGCCCTTTTCATGGTAATTGGAATAGGCTATTTTTGGATCGATTCGGAGTTGAAAAGCTTTGATGAAGATGCAATCACGCTGCGAGATTCATTTGTCGAAGAGCAGAAAAACAAGGTCAAGAATGTCGTCGATCAAGTCGTTCAGCATATCAAATTCAGGCGGGATACCACCGAACAGAGCATTAAAGACAACCTTAAAGAACGGGTATATGAGGCCGTAAAACTCTGCCAACATCTCTACGAAACGTACCACGACACGAAAAGCCAAGAAGAACTCATTGTCTTGATTAAAGAGAGTCTGCGGACAATCCGCTTCAACCATGGACGGGGTTATTATTTTATCTACGATTTGCAGGGCAACAATGTCCTTTTACCAAATAACCCCGAACTGGAAGGCAAGAATCTCCTCAACCTGCTCGATGACAAAGGTCAATATACTGTTCAACGCTATATCAAAATTGTCCAGGATCAAAGCGAAGGCTATATGGAATGGAACTGGTATAAGCCAGGCGAAACAACCAAAATGTCCAAAAAGATCGGATTTGCAAAATCTTTCAGCGAGTTAAACTGGTTCATCGGAACTGGTGAATATGTCGAAGACGTTGAAAAGGAGATACAAGAAGAAATTCTGACCTATATCAACACAATCCGTTTTGATTATGACAACTATGTTTTTGCATATGATTTCGCGGCAATTACTCTGGCCCACTTCAAGCCCGAGAACATTGGCAAAAATCAATGGAATTTTGTTGATCCAAACGGCGTGTTGGTTTTACAGAAACTGATTCAACTCTCTCAGGAACCTGACGGCGGTTTTTTACAATATGTCGGCACCATTAAACCGGAAACCGGCAAACCAAGCGAAAAAATTAGTTACGCCGACAGTATCCCTGAATGGCGTTGGATGATAGGGGCTGGGGTTTATCTTGATGATATTGAGCTGGTGCTTGCAAAAAAACATGAAAAATTGCAGCAAAGAATCAAAGATCACTTTTTGAAGGCTATGCTGATCCTGCTGCTAGCCCTTGCCGTGATCGCATTTTGGGCTCGTATCTTTTCAGCCAATCTGAAACGGAACGTCAAGGCATTTACTTCATTTTTTTGAGGAGGCTGCGATAAAGGCCGTTCGAATGGATGACAAGCTTGTTCACTTAGAAGAATTTAAGTACATGGTAATCCCAGCTAACCGTATGCTTGATGATAGAAATAAGGCCCTGGAGGCGCTACAGGAGAGTGAAGAGCGCTTAAATTTGGCTATCAGTGCCACCGGGCAGGGTTTATGGGATTTTAATCTGGAAAATGATATTCTGATTTGGGACCGGAGGGCCTTTTCTATCTTTGGCTGTGATCCGACGACCATCATACCGTCCAGAAAAACCATCGGATCCAAGGCTAATCCCGAAGATTGGGCGGCGGCTGAACGAGCGCTGGAAGATCATTTAACCGGTAAAACGGAAGACTACCGTGCAGAATATCGTTTGCAACGAGACAATAACGAGTGGATCTGGATTCTTGATCAAGGGAAGATTACCAAACGAGATGAAAAAGGCAAAGGTATAAGGGCAGTCGGTACCTATATCGATATTACTTCCGCCAAAGAGGCGGAGCATGAAAAGACCGAACTTCGCGAGCAGTTAAACCGTTCGAAAAAAATGGAGGCGCTTGGGTTACTGGCCGGAGGCGTTGCCCATGATCTGAACAACGTGCTTTCGGGAATTGTCAGCTATCCCGATCTGCTGCTCGAAAACCTGCCCGTAGATAGCTCTCTCAGCAAGCCACTCAAAATGATCAGGGATTCGGGCACCAAGGCTGCGGCAATCGTCCAGGATCTACTTACCTTGGCCCGTCGCGGAATTGTCGCCTATGATGTGGTCAATATCAACGAGATCGTCGCTGAATATCTCGCCTCTCCGGAATATAAAAATCTGCAGTCTCAGTATCCAATGACGAAGGTTGAGGCCCATCTTGACCCCTCTCTGTTGAAAATCAAAGGTTCGGCTAGCCACCTCTATAAATCTCTGACAAATCTCATCACCAATGCCTTTGAGGCTCAGCCCGATGGTGGCCCTATTACAATTGTTACCGCCAACCGATATCTCGAAGAAACCTTCAGGGGTTATGAATCAATTCTTTCAGGAGAATATGTTCTTCTTCGGGTGGAAGATCGAGGAATGGGTATCGCTCCGGAAGACATTAAACGAATCTTCGAACCTTTCTTTACCAAAAAAATCATGGGCCGTCGAAGCGGAACCGGACTGGGAATGGCGATAGTCTGGGGAACCGTTCAAGATCATAGCGGCTATATCGATGTGCAGAGCAAGCAAGATAAGGGCTCAGTATTTGAACTCTATTTCCCGGTTACTCGGGATGAACCTGGTAATGAGCCAACCACCAATGCCACCACAAATCTGATGGGCGCTGGTCAACACATCTTAGTTGTTGATGACATTGCTGAACAGAGACACATTGCCGAGCGTATACTCAGCAATCTCGGGTATAAGGTTACAACTGCAGAAAGTGGAGAAGCTGCCGTTACGATGCTGCAAAAACAGGTTGTCGATCTTGTGGTACTCGATATGATCATGGAACCAGGCATGGACGGTCTCGATACTTATCGGCAGATCATTGAAATTTATCCTGGTCAAAAGGCCATAATCACCAGTGGCTATACCGAAACGGACCGAGTAAAGCAGACTCAGCTGCTTGGTGCTGGACAATACTTGCGAAAACCCTATACTTACAAGGGCCTTGGCCTCGCGGTTTATTTAGAGCTCAGTCGCCGATGATAGAGCAAACTCAATGTTTGATTTTTGCAACCCACATAATTGTTGAGGCATTGAGCGTTGTGAACATGAAGAGACAGACACCGCAATAGGAACTAACTCATTATATTACTATCACCATTCTCTCTGCAACAACACACATCGACGTCATGATCATCCGATGTCACAATTGTTGGTTTGTCCCTCGACAAAAAATGGCGGGATAAAAAAGAACCAAGTCCGCCGTGGCTCGAAGTACTGGTGCTTTGAGTGATAGGTCTTGAAATATTCTCATTTTTCATTGAAGTCTTCATCAATTCTTCACTATCGACCCGTTATATCATAGAGATTCACCTTACTATCATAAATGGTCTTAGATATAACAATCTTGACTTTAAGGGTTGATTATGATGACAAATGAAAAAAAATACAGGCTTGGCGAGTTTATTCTCACAGAGCACGGTGGCGTTTTCCTTACTTGGATCACTCATATGGTTTTTGGCTGCCAACGCAGTGGAAAATGTTTGATTCTTGGCAATATTCTAATAGTATTCCCATGGGAAAGCGAAGAGCCTGGGTACTTGAAGTTGGAATTTCACATGAATCAAATGAGATTGCCAGTATGGAATTCAACCAAATATTATTGCGTTGCTCCGAACCTTCGACAAGTTAGTGTTGATAGAAGTGTTACAAAACATTTGGTAGAGCAAATTTCTGCCAACAAAATCAAATCAGAAACCGTTAATATTACTGGGCCAAGTGTATTTCGCCTCGGTCGGCGTAAAATTTCAGTTGATGAAAATGGTGTTATATCCTGGCAAGCCATAAGTGAGTTGAGCAAAATAATTGGCGGGACATGCAATATCGAATCAGGAGTCCTTTGTCTAGGTCCTAAAGAAATCGAATTTTTAGATGAGGGCCAAAGCAGATTATTTTATACCAGCTTGAAAGTGTTGCAAAAATGGGACAAAACACTTTTATGGGGACACCAAGAATCTCTCTTGATTTGCAAAGAATCGGAACATAGAAATTCTAATATTATTAATTGGAATTCTGAACATACGAAGGCTTGCCTGAGCGACTATTTTCCGTTTCTATCCTCTCCATAAGTGCAATGATCGAAAACACCATCGAATTAATACGGTAGCAAAACCCAACTGTTGCAGCCATCGAGAGAGCCCTATGTTCGGATTCAGTCTGACCGTCGTTTCGACTCTCCTCCTTGTCTATATTATCTGGAGGTTGTCTTCAATACCGAGGTTCAGTGACGTTGTTCCAGGAAAGATTTTTCTCTATGGTGGCATTTTCGTCTGGGCAATTCTCGCAGGAGGACGATTCTTTGGACACGGCGAAGGGCCGGCATGGGCCTCACTAGCTGATTTTATTGGGATTACGATTACTGGCGTGCTCTTTCTTGTGTTTGTCTGTCTTTTTCCTGTTGACCTTGCAACTGGATTCGGACGGTACTTTTCCGGCATAGCCCCGTATCTTCGGGGTTGGGCCATGTTGGGAGGCTGCTTGCTTTCAGTAGCGGCGACGATCCAGGGAGTCCGTGCCCCGACAGTAATCAATCACGAAGTGCAATTGAACAACTTACCGAAGGAAATGGATGGCACAACCATTGTCGCGCTCTCCGACCTCCATTTGGGGGCGGTTTTGGGTCCGAGTTGGCTCGAATCACGCGTTGCACAAGTTCAAATGCTGCAACCTGATTTTATCTTCTTGCTCGGGGATATCTTCGAAGGCCATGGGGAAAACACAGAGGCATTTGCCCCTATCTTTCGCAAATTATCTGCCCCTTATGGTGTCTGGTCCGTGGATGGTAATCATGAAAACCATGGGAAAACAGGAGGGTCCAAATCAAACCTCGATGGAACACAGATCCCCACCCTACAAAACGAGTTGATTGAGCCAATTTCTGGGTTAGTCCTTGCAGGTCGAAGCGTACCTCGCAATCATGATAAGGCCACAACAACACCGTCCTGGAATCCACCCAGGACTCGACCTTCAGGGGGCCTCATCCTGTTATCGCACTTTCCTGAGGACTCCCAGGGTGCTGCCCAAACCGGAGTTGACCTCATGTTGTCAGGGCACACCCACGGTGGCCAGGTGTGGCCTTTCAGTCTTCTTGTGGGCATGGTACAGCCGATGCTCGGAGGGCGTTATGAGGTTGAAGGAATGACATTACTAGTTTGCCGTGGGACAGGTACTTGGGGACCACGGATGCGCCTGTGGCGACCCAGCGAGATTCTCCACATTAGACTCCTATCGGGTAACTCACCGACCGGATAACTTAATTTGTTCAAAAGGACAAATCCTCCTTTTGCCTATGAGCTTGCACCTCTTTTCTTTCTTGAGAAAATCATCTGTTTCGTTGAGGTTAGCAATCCCGCACTCATTTTTCATGACTTTCATGGAATGAATTGTCATCATCAATTGGTTCCACATGGGTAGTAATAAGTGCATCACCTAGAATTGAAAGAATATCACTTTCGAAATCTTCAGCCAGATGATGAGCATCATGCACGGTCCAGGAACCGGGAACGAGCATATGGACTGAGATATATCTATACGATGCTGATTGACGTGTGCGCAATTCATGGAATTCGATGGCTTTCCCCCGGTATTTTGCCATAACTTTTTCAATCAACATTTGTTCGTCCTCCGGCAGAACAATATCCATTAATCCATCTACGGAACGGCGAACCAATCCCACTCCAGTCCAAACGATATTTGCAGCTACCAGTAGTGCAACAATAGGGTCTATTAAACTCCATTGGGTGAGTTCGACCAGACCAACCCCGGCAATGACTCCAGTTGAAGTCCATACATCTGTCATGAGGTGATGAGAATCCGCTTCAAGAGTGATAGAGTTATTTGCTTTAGCGGCTTTCATAAGAACTCGAGCTACCACATAATTAATTGCGGACGCAGCGGCGCATACAACAACACCTATACCGACTTGTTCGAGAAGGCGCGGATGGATTATTCTGTCGATAGCGGTATAAGCAATCCCAGCTGCTGCCACCAGGATAAGAATCCCCTCAACAACACTGGAAAAATATTCAGCTTTACTATGGCCGAACGGATGTTTTTCATCAGCTGGTTGGGCGGCAAGAATCAACATGCGCAGAGCCATCAATGCACCAGCTAAATTGACAAACGATTCTATTGCATCTGAGAGCAACCCGACCGAGTCGGTCATGAGGTAAGCACTCATCTTCATGAATATTGTAACACCAGCAGCCGCGATCGAAAGCCATGCAAATCGAGTCAGTGTTAATCGATCAAAGGGTGATTTTTTCTTTACCTGCATGGGGTTTCCTTATGTTTACGCGCACCTATTAAAAAGCTTGTTCATTTTTCCGGTGGCACTTCATGGAGCAGTGCCCGGTGCCGGCATACGAGTTTGAGGCTGGCCCTGCGGTCGTGATAGACACGCACGCCCCGTACGGTCACGACATAGGTGAAGATGGCCAGGGGGATTCCGATGATGCATCCGCCAAGGGTGGTAATAAGGAGCCACCTCCAGCCCTGGCGCAGCAGATCAAGGAGGCCCAAATTGCTCAGGTCGCTGATACTCATGCTCTCGACCTCCCCCGGCACGAAAACCTTGCCCAGCATATAGAGAAGAGGAAAGACGATGGCCCAGTTGAAGGGGTTGGTCCACCACGTACCTAGGGCTGCGGCGATGGGATTTCCACGGATGAGGAAAGCGATCGCAATAGCGATAATCATCTGCAGGGACAAAAAGGGCATCGCCCCGGCAAATACGCCTGCAGCCAAGCCAAGGGCTATGGACTCCGCCGGAGCGTTGATTCGGACAACGCGCAGGTATCCGTAACGGATCTTCCGTTTGAATTTATTCCAAATTTTTTCCATAACGCTACTTTTAAAGCATGTGAGTTTGAGCTAAAAAACTCATTTCTTGGCCGATTTTATTCACGATAGAGTAACGGAGAATGTCGTCCACCCGTTACGATTTTGCACTTCAATGGAACCACCATGCAATTCTACGATTCTTTTTGCGATCGTCAGGCCGAGCCCGGAGCCGCCAAAGGATTGGGACCGGGACTTTTCCACTCGAAAAAATTGTTCGAACAGTCGTGGCAGAGCTTCAGGGGGAATATCCTGACTGGTGTTGGCGATGATCACATTTAATTTTCCTTTATTTGTCCGGGCTGTGATTCTGATTTTGCCATTTGTCTCAGTGTTGTATTTTGTCGCATTGTCGATGAGGTTAATGAGGAGTCGAAGGATCTTTTCTGAATCGCCGAAGAAATTAGACGCCTCAATGTCAGTTTCCACGGTAATATTTTGTACCTGAAGAATGTCACGATAGTCATCGAGAACTTGCTCTATGAGCACATCCAGCCTGACAGTTTCACGAGCGCAGGTTTCGTCTTGTTCAAGCCTCGAAATATCGAGAAGATTGCGAATTAACAAGCTCAAACGGCGCATGGTGTTGAGTTGTTTTTCTAGTTCTGAGCGAATGGGTCCCGACGACCTCTCGGTCAACATTTCCTCCTGTCCCAGCATCAGGATGGTCAAGGGACTTTTCAGCTCATGGGCAACGTTACTGATAAATTCTTTCTGCCTGGAAAAGGAATGTTGTAAGCGATCAGCCATTGAGTTGAGTGATAAGGACAGGGTATACAATTCATCTTTACTGGTGCCAAGCGGGATCCGCCGATCCAATGAATTTTCACGGATCTCTTTTATTTTGTGATTGATGGTTGCAAGTGGTTGAAGAAGCCTGCCGGCCAGGAAGTAACTTAATATAAAGATAGCTATAATTGTTGTTAAAATTCCGACAATAAGACGATTGAGCAATTCCTGTAGTTCCAGATCCAGGAATAGAAGGGGTTTGGCAATAAGAATGGTGTACTTTTGTTCTGAATAATTTTTGGTTAGCACCAGTACCCTGAATCTTACCGAGTCACCTCTTACTTTTTCTAATTTTTTTGCATCCTGGGGGTCAATCCAAAGGGAGGTCAAGGCGATCTCTTTTTTGATAAAATACGACCGCTTACCTTCCAAGAAAGGAATATCAAATTTTCGTGCTAGGGGGGAGCTAAAGATGGTATTCCGCTCGCTGTCAATGATTTTAAGCCAGTATCGTTCAACGTGCCGATCTTTATGCAGAAGATGGGCTTCCTCACCAGAATCAGAGAATTCAATATTATTGAAGACGGTTCCGGCAATTTCTGTGAGTTCTCTGTCTATTAATCTATAGGGTTCCTCAACGAGTTCAACGTACACAAAAAGAGAAAAGATTGTGGCGGTTGACAGAGCTGCGAGTGAGATCCAGAGAGTAAATTTTGTCCTTACTTTCATTTTTCTTCTAGTTCGATGAGGTAGCCAAATCCTCTAATGCTTTTTATTGCCGATTCCTGTTCGGGGGAATTAAGTTTTTTTCGAAGATTTTTCATATGAACATCGATGAAGTTGGACATTCTAAAAGGGTCAAAGTTATCTCCCCAGACATGCTCGGCTAAGGTAAACCGCGAAATTGCCCGACCACGGTTGTGCAGGAGAAACTCTAGGAGAGCGAATTCCTTGGTAGTAAGTGCCAGTGGCTCACCATCCTTTGTCACCTCGCGACTGACGGTATTGAGTCGAATACCGCCGACTTCCAAAATTGGATTACCGGTATTGCCGCGCCTGAGCAGTGCCCTGATCCTGGCCAGCAATTCCCCAAGAGAGAAGGGCTTGGCCAGATAGTCGTCAGCCCCAAGGTTAAGACCGGTAATCTTGTCTTTTATATCGCCTTTGGCAGTCAGCATCAGGACCGGCGTCAGAATCCCGGCCGCTCGAATTTCGGAGAGGACCTCAAGGCCGTCCATTCCAGGCAACATAATATCTAGGAGTATCAGATCATAGGTATCGTTCCAGACCTTTTCCAGACCTTCTCTGCCATCAGCGGCAGTCTCGACGGTGTAGTGTTCGCTCGTTAGTACAGAATTGAGTTTCTCAAGGAGCTCACGTTCATCATCGATAACAAGGATATTCATTGTCGAACCATCCTGTTGTCGGTTTTTGAGATCTTAATTTTGCTGGTCCAGGATGGAAAAATGAAGGATTTCGGAAAACTATATGGTCCTGCCGGCGTGTGATGTCTAGGGAATCGACGACAATGCGATCCAATTGTTGTTCGATGAATATTACAGAGTAACTGCGGAGCCTTTTCGATAAAGAGCATCTCGGTGTCTCGCAGTATCTCAACTATGACTTGTATCCCTTCTTTGCAGAAGATGATTGAAACGGAGCGCATGGATGGACACCTCTCTTTATTGAATTGTGGCATACTTATTTGTAACGATTCACAGAATAACCTGCAAAAATGAAGAAATGATGAACATTGCGCTACGGAAGAGAAATTCTGTCTGGTTGCTTCAGAAAAAGTCAAATGAGGGTTGCAAAAAGACAATCAGATATTTTCTGCAGATTAACAGCCGCTTACTACAGATTCACATGTTTTCACCAATTCTTCATCAATTCTTCATTGTCCATTAAGTATATTCCAGAAATGCTCAAACAAAGACTGATAAAAACGTTCACCAAAAGATTGAATGGAAACCTTGATTACTATCTGAGGGGGAAAACACGAATGAACAATAATATTCAAATACGCGTATGGGATCTCTTCGTACGAGTTTTTCATTGGTCATTGCTACCGCTTTTCTTTGTGGCATATTTGACAGGAGATGATAAGGGCCCCCTTCATCGCTATGTCGGTTATGCAGTTCTTGGCCTTGTGGCAGTTCGTATAGTTTGGGGATTTGTGGGCACGAAACATGCCCTTTTTAGTGATTTCATATGTTCTCCCGCAAAGGCTCTGACCTACCTGAAAGAACTAGTGACCGGCAAACCAGCCCACTATACAGGCCACAATCCCGCTGCCGCCTGGATGATTATTCTCTTCTTTGCAAACAGTATAATTATC comes from the Desulforhopalus sp. genome and includes:
- a CDS encoding cation diffusion facilitator family transporter; translation: MQVKKKSPFDRLTLTRFAWLSIAAAGVTIFMKMSAYLMTDSVGLLSDAIESFVNLAGALMALRMLILAAQPADEKHPFGHSKAEYFSSVVEGILILVAAAGIAYTAIDRIIHPRLLEQVGIGVVVCAAASAINYVVARVLMKAAKANNSITLEADSHHLMTDVWTSTGVIAGVGLVELTQWSLIDPIVALLVAANIVWTGVGLVRRSVDGLMDIVLPEDEQMLIEKVMAKYRGKAIEFHELRTRQSASYRYISVHMLVPGSWTVHDAHHLAEDFESDILSILGDALITTHVEPIDDDNSFHESHEK
- a CDS encoding response regulator, whose product is MDDKLVHLEEFKYMVIPANRMLDDRNKALEALQESEERLNLAISATGQGLWDFNLENDILIWDRRAFSIFGCDPTTIIPSRKTIGSKANPEDWAAAERALEDHLTGKTEDYRAEYRLQRDNNEWIWILDQGKITKRDEKGKGIRAVGTYIDITSAKEAEHEKTELREQLNRSKKMEALGLLAGGVAHDLNNVLSGIVSYPDLLLENLPVDSSLSKPLKMIRDSGTKAAAIVQDLLTLARRGIVAYDVVNINEIVAEYLASPEYKNLQSQYPMTKVEAHLDPSLLKIKGSASHLYKSLTNLITNAFEAQPDGGPITIVTANRYLEETFRGYESILSGEYVLLRVEDRGMGIAPEDIKRIFEPFFTKKIMGRRSGTGLGMAIVWGTVQDHSGYIDVQSKQDKGSVFELYFPVTRDEPGNEPTTNATTNLMGAGQHILVVDDIAEQRHIAERILSNLGYKVTTAESGEAAVTMLQKQVVDLVVLDMIMEPGMDGLDTYRQIIEIYPGQKAIITSGYTETDRVKQTQLLGAGQYLRKPYTYKGLGLAVYLELSRR
- a CDS encoding cache domain-containing protein, translating into MPTIKNSLYLTFFSSVIGAALFMVIGIGYFWIDSELKSFDEDAITLRDSFVEEQKNKVKNVVDQVVQHIKFRRDTTEQSIKDNLKERVYEAVKLCQHLYETYHDTKSQEELIVLIKESLRTIRFNHGRGYYFIYDLQGNNVLLPNNPELEGKNLLNLLDDKGQYTVQRYIKIVQDQSEGYMEWNWYKPGETTKMSKKIGFAKSFSELNWFIGTGEYVEDVEKEIQEEILTYINTIRFDYDNYVFAYDFAAITLAHFKPENIGKNQWNFVDPNGVLVLQKLIQLSQEPDGGFLQYVGTIKPETGKPSEKISYADSIPEWRWMIGAGVYLDDIELVLAKKHEKLQQRIKDHFLKAMLILLLALAVIAFWARIFSANLKRNVKAFTSFF
- a CDS encoding HAMP domain-containing histidine kinase; the protein is MKVRTKFTLWISLAALSTATIFSLFVYVELVEEPYRLIDRELTEIAGTVFNNIEFSDSGEEAHLLHKDRHVERYWLKIIDSERNTIFSSPLARKFDIPFLEGKRSYFIKKEIALTSLWIDPQDAKKLEKVRGDSVRFRVLVLTKNYSEQKYTILIAKPLLFLDLELQELLNRLIVGILTTIIAIFILSYFLAGRLLQPLATINHKIKEIRENSLDRRIPLGTSKDELYTLSLSLNSMADRLQHSFSRQKEFISNVAHELKSPLTILMLGQEEMLTERSSGPIRSELEKQLNTMRRLSLLIRNLLDISRLEQDETCARETVRLDVLIEQVLDDYRDILQVQNITVETDIEASNFFGDSEKILRLLINLIDNATKYNTETNGKIRITARTNKGKLNVIIANTSQDIPPEALPRLFEQFFRVEKSRSQSFGGSGLGLTIAKRIVELHGGSIEVQNRNGWTTFSVTLS
- a CDS encoding response regulator transcription factor — translated: MNILVIDDERELLEKLNSVLTSEHYTVETAADGREGLEKVWNDTYDLILLDIMLPGMDGLEVLSEIRAAGILTPVLMLTAKGDIKDKITGLNLGADDYLAKPFSLGELLARIRALLRRGNTGNPILEVGGIRLNTVSREVTKDGEPLALTTKEFALLEFLLHNRGRAISRFTLAEHVWGDNFDPFRMSNFIDVHMKNLRKKLNSPEQESAIKSIRGFGYLIELEEK
- a CDS encoding metallophosphoesterase, which gives rise to MFGFSLTVVSTLLLVYIIWRLSSIPRFSDVVPGKIFLYGGIFVWAILAGGRFFGHGEGPAWASLADFIGITITGVLFLVFVCLFPVDLATGFGRYFSGIAPYLRGWAMLGGCLLSVAATIQGVRAPTVINHEVQLNNLPKEMDGTTIVALSDLHLGAVLGPSWLESRVAQVQMLQPDFIFLLGDIFEGHGENTEAFAPIFRKLSAPYGVWSVDGNHENHGKTGGSKSNLDGTQIPTLQNELIEPISGLVLAGRSVPRNHDKATTTPSWNPPRTRPSGGLILLSHFPEDSQGAAQTGVDLMLSGHTHGGQVWPFSLLVGMVQPMLGGRYEVEGMTLLVCRGTGTWGPRMRLWRPSEILHIRLLSGNSPTG
- a CDS encoding DUF2062 domain-containing protein, with product MEKIWNKFKRKIRYGYLRVVRINAPAESIALGLAAGVFAGAMPFLSLQMIIAIAIAFLIRGNPIAAALGTWWTNPFNWAIVFPLLYMLGKVFVPGEVESMSISDLSNLGLLDLLRQGWRWLLITTLGGCIIGIPLAIFTYVVTVRGVRVYHDRRASLKLVCRHRALLHEVPPEK